The following coding sequences are from one Meiothermus cerbereus DSM 11376 window:
- a CDS encoding glycoside hydrolase family 26 protein, which produces MEEYQITPAALDAYEQAVGRKVAWVYFSNDWFASRAFPLATAQWIRSRNAVPFIRLMLRSSSETYVAEPLYSLEAILRGDFDSDLKAWGQAAKAFGTPVLVEWGTEVNGQWFSWNGRWNGGPTLGPQRFRDTYRHIVQTIKSVGADNLTWVWHVDAYDDPEAEWNRLENYYPGHDVVDWIGVSVYGAQEPAENNTQTFADGMNSVMPRLARLAPDKPVVVAEFAVTAGNPRVNAVQWAEAALSGILSNQWPQLRGFAWWNEAFDTTEMRVQVIPGLKEVFRQKLASPQVLDRPL; this is translated from the coding sequence TTGGAGGAGTACCAGATTACACCGGCTGCGCTGGATGCTTATGAGCAAGCGGTTGGGCGTAAGGTGGCTTGGGTTTACTTCTCCAACGACTGGTTTGCCAGCCGGGCTTTTCCACTGGCTACAGCCCAGTGGATACGCTCCAGGAACGCAGTCCCGTTCATCCGGTTAATGCTGCGAAGCAGCAGCGAGACCTATGTAGCCGAGCCTTTGTATAGCCTCGAGGCTATTCTTAGGGGCGACTTTGATTCAGACCTCAAGGCATGGGGGCAGGCGGCCAAAGCTTTTGGCACGCCAGTTCTGGTGGAGTGGGGTACAGAGGTTAATGGACAATGGTTTTCCTGGAACGGCAGATGGAACGGAGGCCCGACCCTGGGCCCCCAACGCTTTCGAGATACCTACCGCCACATTGTCCAGACCATTAAATCGGTTGGGGCAGACAACCTGACCTGGGTCTGGCACGTCGATGCCTACGATGACCCCGAGGCCGAGTGGAACCGCCTGGAAAATTACTATCCTGGCCACGACGTGGTGGACTGGATTGGGGTCTCGGTGTATGGTGCCCAGGAACCCGCCGAGAACAATACCCAAACCTTTGCCGATGGAATGAACTCAGTCATGCCCCGTTTGGCACGGCTGGCCCCGGATAAGCCGGTGGTGGTGGCAGAATTTGCGGTGACGGCGGGTAACCCTAGGGTGAATGCTGTGCAGTGGGCCGAGGCCGCTCTAAGCGGAATCCTGTCCAACCAGTGGCCACAGCTACGCGGCTTTGCCTGGTGGAACGAGGCTTTCGACACAACCGAGATGCGAGTTCAGGTGATACCTGGCCTCAAAGAAGTGTTTCGTCAAAAGCTGGCTTCGCCGCAGGTGCTGGATCGCCCTCTGTGA
- a CDS encoding NAD(P)-dependent oxidoreductase → MKIAFIGLGAMGYPIAGHLAKKYETLVWNRTFEKALAHAREFASKAVDLADVAQADMVFTCLPTSLEVDEMARRLLPYLRPGMLWVDHTSGEPEMAKKTARMLQEKGVSYLDACLSGGVAGAIQARATVMAGGSAEDFARARPVMEAFAAKIVHVGPLGSGHAVKAVNNALLAVNLWALSEGMLALVQQGVDARLALEVINASSGRSNVSENLFGQRVLTRQFPNTFALGLLAKDMGICVRVLEAAGTPAPMLKQVREFFEIAKREVGSADVDHTAVAKLLERWSGVEIK, encoded by the coding sequence ATGAAAATAGCGTTCATTGGACTGGGAGCGATGGGTTATCCGATTGCTGGGCACCTGGCCAAAAAATACGAGACCCTGGTTTGGAACCGCACCTTTGAAAAGGCCCTGGCCCATGCCAGAGAGTTTGCTTCAAAGGCGGTTGATCTAGCCGACGTTGCCCAGGCCGATATGGTGTTTACCTGCCTGCCTACCTCCCTCGAGGTGGACGAAATGGCCCGCAGGTTGCTGCCCTACCTGCGCCCCGGGATGCTTTGGGTGGACCACACTTCGGGCGAGCCGGAGATGGCTAAAAAGACCGCCCGGATGCTTCAGGAAAAAGGGGTGTCGTACCTGGATGCTTGCCTGTCTGGGGGGGTAGCTGGCGCTATTCAGGCCAGAGCTACCGTAATGGCCGGGGGTTCTGCAGAGGACTTTGCCAGGGCCAGGCCGGTGATGGAGGCCTTTGCTGCCAAGATTGTTCACGTAGGGCCGCTGGGGTCGGGGCATGCCGTCAAGGCGGTCAACAATGCCCTGCTGGCGGTAAACCTGTGGGCCTTGAGCGAGGGCATGCTGGCCCTGGTTCAGCAGGGGGTCGATGCCAGGCTGGCGCTCGAGGTGATCAACGCTTCCTCGGGGCGCTCGAATGTGAGTGAGAATCTGTTTGGCCAGCGGGTACTTACGCGCCAGTTTCCCAACACCTTTGCCCTGGGTTTGCTGGCTAAGGACATGGGTATCTGTGTCCGGGTGCTCGAGGCCGCCGGAACCCCTGCGCCCATGCTAAAGCAGGTGCGGGAGTTCTTCGAAATAGCCAAACGCGAAGTGGGCAGTGCCGATGTGGATCACACCGCCGTGGCAAAGCTGCTCGAGCGGTGGTCGGGTGTCGAAATTAAATGA
- a CDS encoding AAA family ATPase has product MQKPSLEPQAVMDAAAKLRTLLLEVKKVIVGQDLMLERMVVALLARGHILIEGVPGLAKTLAIKTMAEAIGASFKRIQFTPDLVPADLVGTRIYNPKEANFEVELGPIFANLILADEINRAPAKIQSALLEAMQERQVTIGHETFKLPDPFLVLATQNPIESEGTYFLPEAQVDRFMFKVWIDYPAFYEEMTVVERVSTRFEPVHKVLSGDELRHLQAMADQVHVHQAVTEYAVRLTRATRDPGEVGLANLKKYISFGGSPRASVNLILGAKALAIVRGREYALPEDVRDLAPEVLRHRIILSYEALADEVKLEDMVQKIIAATPLPKVHIGDPYRDTRPAAAENPSA; this is encoded by the coding sequence ATGCAAAAACCCTCCCTCGAGCCCCAGGCCGTTATGGATGCTGCCGCCAAGTTGCGCACCCTCCTGCTGGAAGTCAAGAAGGTCATTGTCGGCCAAGATTTGATGCTGGAGCGAATGGTGGTGGCGCTCCTGGCTCGAGGCCATATCCTGATCGAGGGGGTGCCGGGCCTAGCCAAAACCCTGGCCATCAAAACCATGGCCGAAGCCATTGGGGCCAGTTTCAAGCGCATCCAGTTCACCCCCGACCTGGTACCCGCCGACCTGGTGGGCACCCGCATCTACAACCCCAAAGAAGCCAACTTTGAAGTCGAGCTGGGGCCGATTTTTGCCAACCTGATTCTGGCCGACGAAATTAACCGGGCCCCGGCCAAGATTCAGTCGGCTTTGCTCGAGGCCATGCAGGAGCGCCAGGTGACCATCGGTCACGAGACCTTCAAGCTGCCCGACCCCTTTTTGGTGCTGGCTACGCAGAACCCCATCGAGTCGGAAGGCACCTACTTTTTGCCCGAGGCCCAGGTAGACCGGTTTATGTTCAAGGTCTGGATAGACTACCCCGCCTTCTACGAGGAGATGACGGTGGTGGAGCGGGTCTCGACCAGGTTTGAACCGGTGCACAAGGTGCTCAGCGGCGATGAGCTGCGCCACCTACAGGCCATGGCCGACCAGGTGCATGTACACCAGGCCGTGACCGAGTACGCTGTGCGCCTGACTCGAGCCACCCGCGACCCCGGCGAGGTGGGGCTAGCCAACCTGAAGAAATACATCAGCTTTGGCGGCAGCCCCCGCGCCAGCGTGAACCTGATTTTGGGGGCCAAAGCCCTGGCGATTGTGCGGGGCCGCGAGTATGCCCTGCCCGAAGACGTGCGCGACCTGGCCCCCGAGGTTCTGCGCCACCGCATCATCCTGTCTTACGAGGCCCTGGCCGACGAGGTGAAGCTCGAGGATATGGTGCAGAAGATTATTGCCGCTACCCCACTGCCCAAGGTGCACATCGGCGATCCTTACCGCGATACCAGACCGGCGGCTGCGGAGAACCCATCGGCCTGA
- a CDS encoding DUF58 domain-containing protein — translation MLFRRSSKNKIEVTLEAEPRPAMPRQRELPAELLRKLEFRVLRRLDGFLFGDYTGFFYGPSLDLAEVREYQPGDEVRRIDWNVTARTGKIHIRQYREEKEVTVWLVVDLSASMRFGTRRVLKAEEALEFVGTAAAIVGRHGDKVGAIGFSEAGMRVVPPGTGRRQALRVLHQLYGLMSQPEPHGKKDGQGKAHSASLEYALEYVAKTLKHRALLFVISDFLNPQPEQEPPWAKQLRRLAYRHDVVAVRIFDPAEKELPNVGELRMRDPESGEEIWLDTSDPRVRRAHALLVQAREAMLERTLRAAQVDVLNLSTAQEIVEPLLKFTLRRRGRR, via the coding sequence ATGCTGTTTCGAAGATCCAGCAAAAATAAAATCGAAGTGACGCTGGAGGCCGAGCCCCGCCCAGCGATGCCCAGACAGCGCGAACTCCCCGCGGAGTTGTTGCGCAAGCTCGAGTTCCGGGTTTTGAGGCGGCTGGACGGTTTTTTGTTTGGCGACTACACCGGCTTTTTCTATGGCCCCAGCCTGGACCTGGCCGAGGTGCGCGAGTACCAGCCCGGCGACGAGGTACGGCGCATAGATTGGAACGTGACCGCCCGCACCGGCAAAATCCACATCCGCCAGTACCGCGAAGAGAAAGAGGTTACGGTCTGGCTGGTGGTGGACCTTTCCGCCTCGATGCGGTTTGGCACCCGTCGGGTGCTCAAGGCCGAAGAAGCGCTGGAGTTTGTGGGCACGGCGGCGGCCATTGTGGGGCGGCATGGCGATAAGGTGGGCGCGATTGGTTTTTCCGAGGCTGGGATGCGGGTGGTGCCACCTGGTACGGGTCGGCGGCAGGCCTTGCGGGTGCTGCACCAGCTTTATGGCCTGATGTCACAGCCTGAACCCCACGGTAAAAAGGATGGGCAGGGAAAGGCCCACTCGGCCTCGCTTGAATATGCTCTCGAGTACGTCGCCAAAACCCTCAAACACCGGGCTTTGCTGTTCGTGATCTCCGACTTTCTCAACCCCCAGCCCGAGCAGGAGCCCCCCTGGGCCAAACAACTGCGACGGCTGGCCTACCGCCACGACGTGGTGGCGGTGCGCATCTTCGACCCTGCCGAAAAGGAGCTGCCCAACGTGGGTGAGCTGCGTATGCGCGACCCCGAGAGTGGCGAGGAAATCTGGCTGGACACTAGCGACCCCAGGGTGCGCCGGGCCCATGCGCTGCTGGTGCAAGCCCGCGAAGCCATGCTCGAGCGTACCCTGCGGGCGGCCCAGGTGGACGTACTCAATTTGTCCACCGCACAGGAGATTGTCGAACCGCTACTCAAGTTCACCTTGCGCAGAAGGGGGCGAAGATGA
- a CDS encoding VWA domain-containing protein — protein MSFTWPVFLWLMLLFPLFIGFLVWASRRRERTAQAFADARLRAVVVRQPPKAHLRWPLALQLLALFLLLLAGARPVASLPLPSNKAAVVLAVDTSRSMLASDLNPSRLEAAKATARKFIELAPATTQIGLVSFSDSASALVMPTTDRVKLLEAIDRLKPAQNTSIENAIVTGVRMLPGRRELKPPAELQPPGLSQSDPLQGIPDLPVPEQRQPPADLPPGSVVILSDGASNVSTNPSLPTRNRLEIAARFAKTANVKLYTFPMGQPGGTVMQIEGRSYYVPFEPRNLEQLAQATGGKNTYPPTEEALKAIVKELGVVIRWEGVKTEISSLLSALAALLMIMGAGLSLRWQRRVP, from the coding sequence ATGAGCTTTACCTGGCCGGTATTTTTGTGGCTGATGTTGCTTTTCCCCCTATTTATCGGTTTTCTGGTCTGGGCCAGCCGACGGCGAGAGCGCACGGCCCAGGCCTTTGCCGATGCAAGGCTGCGCGCGGTGGTGGTGCGTCAGCCGCCCAAAGCCCACCTGCGCTGGCCCCTGGCCTTGCAACTGCTGGCCCTGTTTCTGCTCCTGCTTGCTGGAGCCCGGCCGGTAGCCAGCCTACCCCTGCCCAGCAACAAAGCCGCGGTGGTGCTGGCGGTGGATACCTCGCGCTCCATGCTGGCCTCAGATCTCAATCCTAGCCGCCTGGAAGCCGCCAAGGCCACGGCGCGCAAGTTTATCGAACTGGCCCCGGCCACCACCCAGATTGGGCTGGTCAGCTTTTCCGACTCGGCCTCGGCCCTGGTGATGCCCACCACCGACCGAGTAAAGCTGCTGGAAGCCATAGACCGCCTCAAACCAGCCCAGAACACCTCCATCGAGAACGCCATCGTGACTGGGGTGCGAATGCTGCCGGGGCGCCGAGAACTCAAACCCCCTGCCGAGTTGCAACCGCCCGGCCTGAGTCAGTCCGACCCTTTGCAAGGCATACCCGACCTGCCTGTGCCAGAGCAGCGCCAGCCTCCAGCCGACCTACCGCCAGGGAGTGTGGTGATCCTGTCGGATGGGGCCTCCAACGTGAGCACCAACCCTAGCCTTCCCACCCGTAACCGCCTCGAGATCGCCGCGCGTTTTGCTAAAACTGCCAACGTTAAACTTTATACCTTTCCCATGGGCCAGCCAGGCGGAACCGTAATGCAGATTGAGGGCCGCAGCTACTATGTTCCCTTTGAGCCCAGGAACCTCGAGCAACTGGCCCAGGCCACGGGCGGTAAAAACACCTACCCACCCACGGAGGAGGCCCTAAAAGCGATTGTTAAAGAGCTGGGCGTGGTTATTCGCTGGGAGGGCGTCAAGACCGAGATTTCTTCGCTGCTTTCGGCCCTGGCTGCTTTACTCATGATTATGGGTGCTGGCCTGAGCCTGCGCTGGCAGCGGCGGGTGCCGTAG
- a CDS encoding vWA domain-containing protein: MWPWALILLMLLLLLVWWYLKGLRLPSEAVAFYPELALLRKASRTTQRWYQHLPAGLYLLALLAALLALARPSLMVPQADPRAAVVLAVDISRSMQATDVQPSRFEAARAALRTFIRELPEGTRVALVTFSRDAQLVVPLTTDRRRLLEAVDFLELNLGTAIGDAILESIAALPPLSERADAPDPKSLATIILLTDGRSLAGVDPIEAAYEAARLKIRVHAIGIGRTTEGPVPGLPEHYALAAQFDEEVLKEIARVGEGEYFYVDSASKLKDAYRNLTRQMTWRVRQDEVSALFALLAGGFLMLSLGLSQLRRRVS; this comes from the coding sequence ATGTGGCCTTGGGCGCTGATCTTGCTGATGCTGCTGCTGCTGCTGGTCTGGTGGTACCTGAAGGGCCTGCGCCTGCCAAGCGAGGCTGTGGCGTTTTACCCGGAGCTGGCTTTACTGCGAAAGGCTAGCCGCACAACCCAACGCTGGTACCAACACCTACCGGCCGGGCTCTACCTGCTGGCCTTGCTGGCCGCGCTCTTAGCGCTGGCCCGCCCCAGCCTAATGGTGCCGCAGGCCGACCCCAGGGCGGCGGTGGTTCTGGCGGTGGATATTAGCCGCTCAATGCAAGCCACCGATGTGCAACCAAGCCGTTTTGAAGCAGCCAGAGCGGCCCTGCGTACCTTCATCCGCGAGCTACCGGAAGGTACACGGGTGGCCTTAGTGACCTTTTCCCGCGATGCCCAGCTGGTGGTACCCCTCACCACCGACCGGAGGCGCTTGCTGGAAGCGGTAGATTTCTTAGAGCTCAACCTGGGCACCGCCATAGGCGACGCTATCCTGGAAAGCATTGCGGCCCTGCCCCCCCTTTCTGAGCGGGCCGATGCACCTGACCCCAAGAGTCTGGCTACCATTATTCTGCTAACTGATGGCCGTAGCCTGGCTGGGGTGGATCCGATCGAAGCAGCTTACGAGGCAGCCCGATTGAAGATTCGTGTCCATGCGATAGGAATTGGCCGCACCACAGAAGGCCCGGTTCCGGGACTGCCCGAACATTATGCGCTGGCCGCACAGTTCGATGAAGAAGTGCTCAAGGAGATTGCCCGGGTGGGCGAGGGGGAGTACTTCTATGTGGACTCCGCCAGCAAGCTCAAGGATGCCTACCGCAACCTGACCCGACAGATGACCTGGCGGGTGCGTCAGGACGAGGTGTCCGCGCTGTTTGCTCTGCTGGCAGGGGGCTTCCTGATGCTCAGCCTGGGGCTGTCCCAGCTCCGCCGCAGGGTGAGTTGA
- a CDS encoding LON peptidase substrate-binding domain-containing protein yields MKRLPLFPLPETVVFPGLLIPLYIFEERYKQMVRDLLAQGEEQRRFVITLATQDGIREVGGYVDLLAASENPDGTFNIVCRGGERCRVEGVGVFEKNLYQTTLDIPYPLERNARSEEIVAAWDAMDAFRSYMAGVADPGALEEAIANLPDDPLYQASFLCVNLRVPAQDRQALLEAPSLVARLELAQALMRQGSFSGSSAEA; encoded by the coding sequence GTGAAGCGCCTTCCCCTCTTCCCCCTTCCCGAGACCGTGGTGTTTCCAGGGCTCTTGATTCCCCTTTATATTTTCGAGGAGCGCTACAAGCAGATGGTACGGGACTTGCTGGCCCAGGGTGAGGAGCAGCGCCGATTTGTGATTACCCTGGCAACCCAGGACGGCATTCGGGAGGTGGGGGGCTACGTGGACTTGCTGGCAGCCTCGGAAAATCCCGACGGCACCTTCAACATCGTGTGTCGAGGGGGTGAGCGCTGCCGCGTGGAGGGGGTAGGCGTGTTCGAGAAAAACCTTTACCAAACCACCCTGGATATTCCTTATCCGCTCGAGCGCAACGCCCGCAGCGAGGAAATTGTGGCAGCCTGGGATGCCATGGACGCTTTCCGCAGCTATATGGCCGGGGTCGCCGATCCAGGGGCGCTGGAAGAGGCCATCGCCAACCTGCCCGACGATCCCCTCTACCAGGCTTCTTTTCTGTGCGTGAACCTGCGGGTTCCCGCTCAAGACCGGCAGGCGTTGCTGGAAGCGCCTTCGTTGGTCGCGCGGCTCGAGCTGGCCCAGGCCCTCATGCGGCAGGGCTCGTTTTCCGGTAGCAGCGCAGAGGCCTGA
- a CDS encoding thioesterase family protein translates to MKPIPPGYQATFETVVTDEMTVDFEHPDDPQLGKLHPVYATYWMAKHMELAGRKIILPFLEEGEEGIGSKVSVDHLASALPGMKVRIIAEHTHTEGNRVYARCTAWNELGDRIGEGSTEQVILPKAKLLRIFGKLEERWQQHRN, encoded by the coding sequence ATGAAACCCATTCCCCCTGGCTACCAGGCCACTTTCGAGACGGTGGTCACCGACGAGATGACCGTAGACTTCGAGCATCCCGACGACCCCCAACTGGGCAAGCTGCACCCGGTCTATGCCACCTACTGGATGGCCAAGCACATGGAACTGGCCGGGCGCAAAATCATCCTGCCCTTTTTGGAAGAGGGCGAGGAGGGCATTGGCTCCAAGGTGAGCGTGGATCATCTGGCCTCGGCCCTGCCGGGCATGAAGGTGCGGATCATAGCAGAACACACCCACACCGAAGGCAACCGCGTATATGCCCGTTGCACCGCCTGGAACGAGCTAGGCGACCGGATTGGCGAGGGCTCCACCGAGCAGGTGATTCTGCCCAAGGCCAAGCTGCTGCGGATTTTCGGGAAGCTCGAGGAGCGTTGGCAACAACACCGCAACTAG
- a CDS encoding phenylacetate--CoA ligase family protein produces MFQPELETLPRPKLTELQNQRLREQVAYVYERVPFYRQALDERGLKPSDIRGVEDLHKLPFTKKKDLRDTYPFGMFAVPRTELARIHASSGTTGKPTVVGYTRGDLEVFSEVVARSLAAAGGRPGMMLHNAYGYGLFTGGLGLHGGAEKLGMVVVPISGGMTDRQIMLIQDFKPEMISCTPSYAQTLAEEFKKRGVSPEEISLQYAILGAEPWTEAIRQSVDAGLGVKATNIYGLSEIIGPGVANEDVEEREGLSYIWEDHFYPEVVDPETGDPLPEGEVGVLVLTTLTKKAMPILRYWTGDLTFITREKGPSGRTHARMAQIRGRTDDMLIVRGVNVYPTQIEAVLKEIPEVVPHYQIVLTREGTLDEVELKLEVAEPFFREVGQQVLSDAVVEADHRLAQLREKVAKKIKDNVGISVKVSLINPGTAPRSEGGKLKRVADLRKL; encoded by the coding sequence ATGTTTCAACCAGAACTCGAGACCCTTCCCCGTCCCAAGCTAACCGAACTGCAAAACCAGCGTTTGCGCGAGCAGGTGGCCTATGTGTATGAGCGGGTTCCTTTCTACCGCCAGGCCCTGGACGAAAGGGGGCTCAAACCCAGCGATATCCGGGGGGTAGAAGACCTGCATAAGCTCCCCTTCACCAAAAAGAAAGACCTGCGCGATACCTATCCCTTTGGGATGTTTGCCGTGCCGCGCACAGAGCTGGCCCGCATCCACGCTTCCAGCGGCACCACCGGCAAACCCACCGTGGTGGGCTACACCCGGGGCGACCTGGAAGTGTTCTCCGAGGTGGTGGCCCGTTCACTGGCGGCGGCGGGGGGTCGGCCTGGCATGATGCTGCACAACGCCTACGGCTACGGGCTTTTTACCGGCGGGCTAGGTCTGCATGGCGGCGCCGAAAAGCTGGGCATGGTGGTGGTGCCCATCTCCGGCGGCATGACCGACCGCCAGATAATGCTCATCCAGGACTTCAAGCCCGAGATGATTTCCTGCACACCCTCCTATGCCCAAACCCTGGCCGAGGAGTTCAAAAAACGGGGGGTTAGCCCGGAGGAAATCAGCCTGCAGTACGCCATCCTGGGCGCGGAGCCCTGGACCGAGGCCATCCGCCAGAGCGTAGACGCTGGGCTGGGGGTCAAGGCCACCAACATCTATGGCCTCTCGGAGATCATCGGGCCAGGGGTCGCTAACGAAGACGTAGAGGAGCGCGAGGGGCTCAGCTACATCTGGGAAGACCACTTCTACCCCGAGGTGGTAGACCCCGAGACCGGCGACCCCCTGCCCGAGGGTGAGGTGGGGGTGCTGGTACTGACCACCCTGACCAAGAAAGCCATGCCCATCCTGCGCTACTGGACGGGCGACCTGACCTTCATCACCCGCGAAAAGGGCCCCTCGGGGCGCACCCACGCCCGCATGGCCCAGATCCGGGGCCGCACCGACGACATGCTGATCGTGCGGGGGGTGAACGTCTACCCCACCCAGATCGAGGCCGTGCTCAAGGAGATTCCCGAGGTGGTGCCACATTACCAGATTGTGCTCACCCGCGAGGGCACCCTGGACGAGGTGGAACTGAAGCTCGAGGTGGCCGAGCCTTTCTTCCGGGAAGTAGGCCAGCAGGTGCTCTCCGACGCGGTTGTAGAGGCTGACCACCGCCTGGCCCAGCTGCGCGAAAAGGTAGCCAAAAAAATCAAGGACAATGTGGGCATCTCGGTCAAGGTCTCGCTCATCAACCCCGGCACGGCCCCCCGCAGCGAGGGCGGCAAGCTCAAGCGGGTGGCCGACCTGCGTAAACTATGA
- a CDS encoding GNAT family N-acetyltransferase — protein sequence MSEVFPLPEGHGLIRRARRDDVPEIVRLLADDPLGRTREALTQPLPERYYQAFEAIEADPHQFLAVVEQAGRIVGTFQLSFIPGMSLQGAWRAQIEAVRIDHSLRNQGLGRVVMQWAIEQARQRGCTLVQLTTHKSRRDAHRFYQRLGFISSHEGMKLKL from the coding sequence ATGAGCGAGGTCTTTCCCTTGCCCGAAGGCCACGGCCTGATTCGCCGGGCCCGACGGGATGACGTACCCGAGATCGTCCGGCTCCTGGCCGACGACCCGCTGGGACGTACTCGAGAAGCCCTCACCCAACCCCTGCCCGAGCGCTACTACCAGGCCTTCGAGGCCATCGAGGCTGACCCCCACCAGTTTTTGGCGGTGGTGGAGCAGGCGGGCCGCATCGTGGGCACCTTTCAGCTCAGCTTTATTCCCGGCATGTCGCTACAGGGTGCCTGGCGGGCCCAGATCGAAGCGGTACGGATTGACCACAGCCTGCGCAACCAGGGCCTGGGCCGGGTGGTCATGCAATGGGCCATCGAGCAGGCCCGGCAGCGCGGCTGTACCCTGGTGCAGCTCACCACCCATAAGTCGCGCCGCGACGCCCATCGTTTTTATCAACGCCTGGGCTTCATCTCCAGCCACGAGGGCATGAAGCTCAAGCTCTAG
- a CDS encoding SDR family oxidoreductase, with protein MKILEQFNLQGKTALVTGGSRGLGLEIAYGLREAGAKVALLARRESFFAEALKLIPDAIPLVGNVQDEGSLEAAFARVGPVDILVNAAGVTWGQDALEVPVEKIREVLDINVTGAFLASRIAARGMKARGYGKILHIASVAGLAGSPSEVMDAAAYSASKGALIALTRDLAVKWGPFGIRVNALAPGFFPTRMTEKLLARTEQLVRERTPLGRIGQTGELAAAALYLCSPASDYVTGQVLAVDGGMTAL; from the coding sequence ATGAAAATCCTGGAGCAGTTTAATCTACAAGGTAAAACCGCCCTCGTGACCGGGGGCTCGAGGGGCCTGGGTCTGGAAATCGCCTATGGGCTACGGGAGGCCGGGGCCAAAGTGGCCTTGCTGGCCCGGCGCGAAAGCTTTTTTGCCGAGGCCCTGAAGCTCATCCCCGACGCCATCCCCCTGGTGGGCAACGTACAGGATGAAGGGAGCCTCGAGGCCGCCTTTGCCCGTGTGGGCCCGGTGGACATTTTGGTCAACGCCGCCGGGGTGACCTGGGGCCAGGACGCGCTGGAAGTGCCGGTGGAAAAAATCCGCGAGGTGCTGGACATCAACGTCACCGGGGCTTTTTTGGCCTCGAGGATCGCCGCCCGCGGTATGAAGGCTCGAGGCTATGGCAAAATCCTCCACATCGCCTCGGTCGCGGGCCTGGCCGGAAGCCCCAGCGAGGTAATGGACGCCGCCGCTTACTCGGCCTCCAAGGGCGCGCTCATCGCGCTTACGCGCGACCTGGCGGTCAAGTGGGGGCCTTTTGGCATCCGGGTTAATGCCCTGGCGCCGGGGTTCTTCCCCACCCGCATGACCGAGAAGCTGCTGGCCCGCACCGAGCAGCTGGTGCGGGAGCGCACCCCACTGGGCCGCATCGGCCAGACCGGTGAGCTGGCTGCCGCCGCTTTGTACCTGTGCAGCCCGGCCTCGGACTATGTGACCGGGCAGGTGCTGGCCGTAGATGGAGGGATGACCGCCCTATGA
- a CDS encoding 3-oxoadipyl-CoA thiolase — protein MEAYILDAVRTPVGKHGGALASVRPDDLAAIPLKALLERTGIPGDDVEDVYMGCANQAGEDNRNVARMALLLAGLPISVGGSTINRLCGSGLDAVASAARAIWAGEGQVYLGGGVESMSRAPWVMPKAEKGFATGNVTLYDTTLGWRLVNPRMKELYGTDSMGETAENLAEQYKISREAQDRFALHSHQKAIRAQLSGAYARQMVPVEVKDRKGKTTLVQTDEGPRADTSLEALAQLKPVFRAGGSVTAGNSSSLNDGAAAVLLASSAYAEAHGLKPMARVRAIAVAGVEPRIMGIGPVPATQKALQRAGLTLDEIGLIELNEAFAAQSLAVLQEWGLEAEDERLNVNGGAIAIGHPLGCSGARILANLVHEMQQRGVQFGLATMCIGVGQGIAMVVEQV, from the coding sequence ATGGAAGCCTACATTCTGGACGCTGTTCGAACCCCCGTAGGTAAGCACGGCGGCGCTTTAGCTTCGGTGCGCCCCGACGACCTCGCCGCCATCCCGCTCAAGGCGTTGCTCGAGCGCACCGGCATCCCCGGCGACGACGTGGAAGACGTGTACATGGGCTGCGCCAACCAGGCCGGCGAGGACAACCGCAACGTGGCCCGCATGGCCTTGTTGTTGGCCGGGCTGCCTATCAGCGTGGGCGGCTCCACCATCAACCGCCTGTGCGGGAGCGGGCTGGACGCCGTAGCCAGCGCCGCACGGGCCATCTGGGCCGGGGAGGGTCAGGTGTACCTGGGGGGCGGGGTGGAAAGCATGAGCCGCGCACCCTGGGTGATGCCCAAAGCCGAAAAGGGCTTCGCCACCGGCAACGTCACCCTCTACGACACCACCCTCGGCTGGCGGCTGGTGAACCCCCGGATGAAGGAGCTTTACGGAACCGACTCCATGGGCGAGACCGCCGAAAACCTGGCCGAGCAGTACAAAATTAGCCGCGAGGCCCAGGACAGGTTTGCTCTGCACTCCCATCAAAAAGCCATCCGGGCCCAGCTGAGCGGGGCCTATGCCCGCCAGATGGTGCCGGTGGAGGTCAAAGACCGCAAGGGCAAGACCACCCTCGTACAAACCGACGAAGGTCCCCGGGCCGATACCAGCCTCGAGGCCTTAGCCCAGCTCAAACCGGTCTTTAGGGCCGGGGGCAGCGTAACCGCGGGGAACTCCTCCTCCCTCAACGACGGGGCTGCTGCGGTTTTGCTGGCCTCCAGCGCCTATGCCGAAGCCCACGGACTAAAGCCTATGGCCCGGGTACGTGCCATAGCGGTCGCGGGGGTAGAGCCCCGCATCATGGGCATCGGGCCAGTGCCAGCCACCCAGAAAGCCCTACAACGGGCCGGTCTCACCCTGGACGAGATTGGTCTGATCGAGCTCAACGAAGCCTTTGCCGCCCAGAGCCTGGCCGTGCTACAGGAGTGGGGCCTCGAGGCCGAAGACGAACGGCTGAACGTGAACGGTGGGGCCATCGCCATCGGACACCCCCTGGGCTGCTCGGGGGCCCGCATCCTGGCCAACCTGGTGCACGAGATGCAGCAGCGTGGGGTGCAGTTTGGCCTGGCCACCATGTGCATCGGGGTGGGCCAGGGCATCGCCATGGTGGTGGAGCAGGTCTAA